The Streptomyces armeniacus genomic interval GGTGCGGGCTGTCCGTCCCGTGGTCGTCCGGTGGCGTGCGCGGGGCGTGCTGGTGCACGACGCCGTGTTCACCGCGGTGCTCGCCCCGGTGGTGTTCGCGCCGGGTACGGCCCATATCGGCGCCGAGTTCGGTGATCTGCCGCAGCGGCCGCTCGACGCCGTGGGAGTGCTCGTCATGGTGGCCCTGTGGGTGCCGCTGGCCGTGCGGCGCCGGTGGCCCGGGGTCTGCCTGGCCGTCGTGGGGAGCGCGTACGCCGCGCATGAACTGCTCGGCTGTCCGGAGACGTTCGCGACCGTGGGGCTGTACGTCGCCCTGTACAGCGCGGGTTCTCGGATCGCGGGTCGTCCGCTCGTGGTGGCGGCCGCTTCCGCGACGGGTGCGTACGTCCTGTTCGCCGTCGGGCTGCACGCCAAGGGCTCGCCTCAGCGGCTGTCGGACTTCGTCACGATCTACGTGGTGCTCGCCCTGTGCTGGGGTGCGGGCGCGTGGGTGCGGGTGCGGCAGGCCAGGGAGGCCGTACGGCGTCGGCTCGGCGCGGCGGCGGCGAGGGAACAGGAACGCGCCCGGATCGCGCGGGAGTTGCACGACGTGGTGACGCACCACGTCACCGCGATGGTGGTGCAGGCCGACGCGGCGCATGTCGTGCTGGCCGAGGCGCCCGATCGCGCGGCCGAGGGCCTCACCACGATCGGCGATTCCGGCCGCCGCGCCCTGGACGATCTGCAGCATCTGCTGGGTGTGTTGGACGCGTCCGGCGACGGCTCCGGAGACGCGTCGGTCCCGGCTCGTCTGACCGATCTGGTCGAGGAGACGCGCGCGGCCGGCCA includes:
- a CDS encoding sensor histidine kinase produces the protein MFEAAAASLVRAVRPVVVRWRARGVLVHDAVFTAVLAPVVFAPGTAHIGAEFGDLPQRPLDAVGVLVMVALWVPLAVRRRWPGVCLAVVGSAYAAHELLGCPETFATVGLYVALYSAGSRIAGRPLVVAAASATGAYVLFAVGLHAKGSPQRLSDFVTIYVVLALCWGAGAWVRVRQAREAVRRRLGAAAAREQERARIARELHDVVTHHVTAMVVQADAAHVVLAEAPDRAAEGLTTIGDSGRRALDDLQHLLGVLDASGDGSGDASVPARLTDLVEETRAAGQPVELTELTELTERGERRPASGGVELAAYRVVQESLTNALKYAPGRKTAVRVRYGLEETDIEVTTDGPDAAVADGPEGQPGGPGGPAGPRGGGRGLDGLRERVSVLGGELLAGARPDGGFVVHARVPSGSD